The following are encoded in a window of Bacillus sp. SORGH_AS_0510 genomic DNA:
- a CDS encoding YhbD family protein has translation MSEELISKKDLLELAGISYGQLYRWKRKDLIPEEWFIRKSTFTGQETFFPKEKILERINKIQTMKENLSLDELADMFSPNISDLQLDKDELVKRNIVSISVMNFYLENEKGSQTFSINRMLEVFVLEKLLQSGEINLDEGKMLLQVLKEHAAIIKQKSCEVVITRKLGVSTCLLLINAEAVHFDQGTKVVVQLSLMSCMEEIKAKLL, from the coding sequence ATGAGTGAGGAGTTAATCTCAAAAAAAGACCTATTAGAATTGGCGGGAATTTCGTATGGACAGTTGTATAGGTGGAAGCGTAAAGACCTTATTCCGGAGGAGTGGTTCATCCGGAAATCAACCTTTACCGGCCAGGAGACATTTTTTCCAAAAGAAAAGATTCTGGAGCGCATTAATAAAATTCAAACAATGAAGGAAAATCTTTCACTTGATGAACTTGCAGACATGTTTTCACCGAATATTTCAGACCTGCAGTTAGATAAGGATGAGTTAGTGAAACGTAACATTGTTTCGATAAGTGTAATGAATTTTTACTTAGAGAATGAAAAAGGCAGCCAAACGTTTTCGATTAACAGGATGCTTGAGGTATTCGTCTTAGAGAAGCTGCTGCAATCCGGCGAAATTAATTTGGATGAGGGAAAAATGCTGCTACAGGTATTAAAGGAGCATGCTGCAATCATTAAACAAAAAAGCTGTGAAGTAGTCATTACGCGCAAGCTTGGCGTGTCAACGTGTCTGTTGTTAATCAACGCGGAAGCGGTTCATTTTGATCAGGGGACAAAAGTGGTCGTCCAGCTTTCCCTGATGTCCTGCATGGAAGAGATCAAGGCTAAATTACTATAA
- a CDS encoding redox-sensing transcriptional repressor Rex has translation MSNETMKIPQATAKRLPLYYRFLKNLHTSGKQRVSSAELSEAVKVDSATIRRDFSYFGALGKKGYGYNVNYLLTFFQKTLDQDVLTKVALIGVGNLGTAFLNYNFLKNNNTKIEVAFDVDPEKMGTKIREVPVYHLDDLEKVLENSDIQVAILTVPAPVAQVITDRLVKAEVKGILNFTPARLNVPASIRVHHIDLAVELQSLVYFLKHYPTEDTDE, from the coding sequence ATGAGTAACGAAACAATGAAAATACCACAGGCGACAGCCAAGCGGCTGCCCCTCTATTATCGATTTTTAAAGAACCTGCATACTTCCGGTAAACAACGAGTTTCATCCGCAGAACTAAGTGAAGCGGTAAAGGTGGACTCGGCAACAATTCGCCGTGACTTTTCCTATTTCGGGGCTTTAGGTAAGAAGGGGTATGGCTATAATGTAAACTATTTGTTAACCTTTTTCCAGAAAACGCTGGATCAAGATGTATTAACAAAGGTTGCGTTAATTGGAGTAGGTAATCTAGGGACGGCCTTTTTAAACTATAACTTTTTGAAGAATAACAACACGAAGATTGAGGTTGCCTTTGATGTCGATCCAGAAAAAATGGGGACGAAAATTCGGGAAGTTCCGGTTTATCATTTGGATGACCTAGAGAAGGTGTTGGAAAACAGCGATATTCAAGTAGCCATTTTAACAGTTCCAGCGCCGGTTGCACAAGTAATTACAGACCGACTTGTGAAGGCGGAAGTGAAAGGAATCTTAAACTTTACGCCAGCCAGGTTAAATGTGCCGGCATCCATCCGGGTTCATCATATCGACCTAGCCGTGGAACTGCAATCATTGGTTTACTTTTTAAAACACTATCCAACAGAAGATACAGATGAATAG
- the moaC gene encoding cyclic pyranopterin monophosphate synthase MoaC codes for MAEFTHFNEEGRAKMVDVSDKPETARTAIAHSSITVSKEIFDKITNHEMKKGDVLAVAQVAAVMAAKKTWDLIPMCHPIPLTGVNISFAWEEEQTGNFQLHIEAAVKTKGSTGVEMEALTAASACALTVYDMCKAVDKGMVIGPTYLVEKTGGKNGDFRRNGQVK; via the coding sequence ATGGCCGAATTTACGCATTTTAATGAAGAAGGCAGAGCGAAAATGGTGGATGTCAGTGACAAACCTGAAACGGCGCGAACTGCCATTGCTCATTCTAGCATAACCGTAAGTAAAGAGATTTTTGACAAGATCACCAATCATGAGATGAAAAAAGGCGATGTTTTAGCTGTTGCCCAAGTGGCGGCTGTTATGGCGGCTAAAAAAACATGGGATCTCATTCCGATGTGTCATCCTATTCCACTAACAGGAGTTAATATTTCTTTTGCGTGGGAAGAGGAGCAAACAGGAAATTTTCAATTACATATTGAGGCAGCAGTGAAAACAAAAGGGAGCACAGGTGTGGAAATGGAAGCGCTAACAGCTGCATCTGCTTGTGCCCTAACTGTCTATGATATGTGTAAAGCAGTTGATAAAGGGATGGTCATTGGACCAACCTATTTAGTGGAGAAAACAGGCGGCAAAAACGGTGATTTTAGGAGAAATGGTCAGGTTAAATAA